The following coding sequences are from one Panthera leo isolate Ple1 chromosome E1, P.leo_Ple1_pat1.1, whole genome shotgun sequence window:
- the NEUROD2 gene encoding neurogenic differentiation factor 2, which yields MLTRLFSEPGLLSDVPKFASWGDGDDDEPRSDKGDAPPPPPPPPGPGAPGPARAAKPVPLRADEVPEAALAEVKEEGELGGEEEEEEEEEEGLDEAEGERPKKRGPKKRKMTKARLERSKLRRQKANARERNRMHDLNAALDNLRKVVPCYSKTQKLSKIETLRLAKNYIWALSEILRSGKRPDLVSYVQTLCKGLSQPTTNLVAGCLQLNSRNFLTEQGADGTGRFHGSGGPFAMHPYPYPCSRLAGAQCQAAGGLGGGAAHALRTHGYCAAYETLYAAAGGGGASPDYNSSEYEGPLSPPLCLNGNFSLKQDSSPDHEKSYHYSMHYSALPGSRPTGHGLVFGSSAVRGGVHSENLLSYDMHLHHDRGPMYEELNAFFHN from the coding sequence ATGCTGACCCGCCTGTTCAGCGAGCCCGGTCTCCTCTCGGACGTGCCCAAGTTCGCCAGCTGGGGCGACGGCGACGACGACGAACCGAGGAGCGACAAGGGCgacgcgccgccgccgccgccgcctccgccagGGCCCGGGGCTCCGGGGCCAGCCCGGGCCGCTAAGCCAGTCCCTCTCCGTGCAGACGAGGTGCCGGAGGCCGCGCTGGCCGAGGTCAAGGAGGAAGGCGAGCTGgggggcgaggaggaggaggaagaggaggaggaggaagggctggACGAGGCAGAGGGCGAGCGGCCCAAGAAACGCGGGCCCAAGAAGCGCAAGATGACCAAGGCGCGCCTGGAGCGCTCCAAGCTGCGGCGGCAGAAGGCGAACGCGCGGGAGCGCAACCGCATGCACGACCTGAACGCGGCGCTGGACAACCTGCGGAAGGTGGTGCCCTGCTACTCCAAGACCCAGAAGCTGTCCAAGATCGAGACGCTGCGCCTAGCCAAGAACTACATCTGGGCGCTCTCGGAGATCCTGCGCTCCGGCAAGCGGCCCGACCTGGTGTCCTACGTGCAGACGCTGTGCAAGGGTCTATCGCAGCCCACCACCAACCTGGTGGCCGGCTGCCTGCAGCTCAACTCGCGCAACTTCCTCACGGAGCAGGGCGCCGACGGCACGGGCCGCTTCCACGGCTCTGGTGGCCCATTTGCCATGCACCCCTACCCGTACCCGTGCTCGCGCCTGGCGGGCGCACAGTGCCAGGCGGCGGGCGGCCTGGGCGGCGGCGCGGCGCACGCCCTGCGGACCCACGGCTACTGCGCCGCCTACGAGACGCTGTATgccgcggcgggcggcggcggcgcgagCCCGGACTATAACAGCTCCGAGTACGAGGGCCCGCTCAGCCCCCCGCTCTGTCTCAATGGCAACTTCTCACTCAAGCAGGACTCGTCGCCCGACCACGAGAAAAGCTACCATTATTCTATGCACTACTCGGCGCTGCCCGGCTCGCGGCCCACGGGCCACGGGCTGGTCTTTGGCTCGTCGGCTGTGCGCGGGGGCGTCCACTCGGAGAATCTCTTGTCTTACGATATGCACCTTCACCACGACCGGGGCCCCATGTACGAGGAGCTCAATGCGTTTTTCCATAACTGA